In Diorhabda sublineata isolate icDioSubl1.1 chromosome 2, icDioSubl1.1, whole genome shotgun sequence, the sequence GAAACTTATAGAtggatattttgaattgaattccAAAATGAATTCTTCTACATTTGCCTTTTTCGTATTGAATATAgcgaaaatatcatccacataCCTGTACCATACCCTGGAAAAATACTTAAACTCTTGActgatttaattttcaaaatgactcaTAACAGTTCAGCCATAAACTGTGATAGGCAGTTGCCCATTGCTGTTCTTTCGTCTTGTTTGTAGAATTTATTGTTGTACTGGAAATAGTTTTGCTACAGCtccatacatatttttattaattgtaaatattcctCCATTATATCAACTTCCAAATTATTACATCTCAGTAAGTCTCAAGGTACTTCAAGGAATGCGGTATTGGTACGCTGGGAAATAATGAACTTACATCAAAGGAGATTAAAATTTCCCcttgaaattgctaaatgtaagaACAGCTTAAATAGGGAGAAGGGGCCTATTCCTTACAGCCTACtctataatttgataattaagaaataaatgtgaagattcccgccaaggagaTTTTCCcactagaattattttttcgtgGGTGAAGGTTTAGttgtgggaaaatttagtataaaacaggtaagttaAGAATAtaagttttagtttaccttcagtctttaaagactgtgagtgttggtgtagtggtagtgtaaacagtgtgttcagtatgaatataacCAACGGTTCtgaaaattccaacttagttaatATTCCTGGATTATTTGTAATTTAACAATCTCCATTTTTTAGAATCATAATCTAATATTTGGCACATGCAATAAATGAACTAAAGTGATAGATTCTCTCTACAATCTAATAAAGAGGAGTGAGAATCAACTggaacaattattaaaatatttttttaatttttgattataaatttttagaacaaaataatataattccatTAATAAATACCACAGAAActtaatttgtatatttcaataaactttcCCTACTCACGCTTGCTGTTTTTGTAGAACTTACTTTTAAATCACGATGTATAATAGGGGTTTTACAATGGTGTAGTCTAGATACTGCTTCACATATATCACAGAATATAGTCAAAACTTCGTTTTCTGTAAAAGTAGCTTTACCCCTACTTTTCATCATTCCAAATACATTTTCTTGGCAATAAGGCATAAGCAACAGAACCTCAAACACTCCACCTCCAGTTGCAGTCAAACTAGAATCTATGTACcctattatatttttatgaccACTTAGACTActctaaaaattgaaaagttatttaattAGTGAACATTCTAATAATGGTACCTAAAAATAAGGTGGGATATTAGTACATGAATTAGTGACTCCTTATCTGTATGGTATTACTTGCAAGCTTTTATTTTagattggaaaatattaaaaatcataaaCTGTTTTGTAAAGCTATGAAGAATCAAGTTACTTCTTCAACATACTGTATAGTTTAATTTGACTAAAACTGTGAACAAAAAAGGTTGTACGTTTTAAAGTAAAGACTGTTAGCAATTAGGTAACTCCCAAAAAGTTGCCACCACACTTTCAagttcgaaatattttgaaggtTGTTGTAGGTTGTGCTATGTTAGTCCAAAATATGGagcttgaaaaaaattttttttattgcaaaaataaaAGTTCTGAGTTGTGCTAGGATCCTAAAACAAtgttattcagaaaaaaattattcttatcaaaggCAATTAGAACATTGAATAATCTCGGATTTTGTGGTGGGAAATTGTTTATTGCCTTCTCATTTGTGATTGcaattttttatcagaaaaataaaagttgttccTCTGAGTTGTGTTAGAATCCTAGTATTCATTGTTGGccaaaaaactattttccacaaattttgtaaaaatatatttattccaaCTTCATATTTTTGAACAACATAAAACAAGCCTAGCACAATGAAGACAACTGAAAAAATCGCAATACCTTAAACATGCTACACCagctcaaaaattggcttttttggatttttttctgaaagttTCAATCTCAGCTCTATGACGTTTTTAAACAAACCTAGCACAACCTAGAAGAACTGTTCAAATATTTCTAGCTTGAAAATGCAGTCTAACTTCTTAAAGGTTATTAGCTATGAAGCTGAAGAATCAAGTCTACTCTATGGCAATGAAATACTTGAGAAGGgttattgcaatttttttcatgttgttatttttaatttttcatcattcaagtcaaaaaaatcacaatataattgaatatttattgtcatttagTTATAATGTAAAACTatttaaaggaaaaataaaCTTGCATActaaattgatattaatttctcatttatttttatgataatgaGAAACTAGTCTACTTAAGTATCCATGAATCTGAAATTAGCTTTAATAAATGTCACAGCatatagttttcaatttttttactaattgaatattcttttataCTTCACATAGTGGGTGGATTGTTATATGATGcaacaataataacattaacCTTTGGAATACAaagataataacaataaatttgaaaatattagatGTCACTCGTAAAACTAAATATTACTAATAACCACTTACTGCAATTTGGATTTCTCTTTTTGCAACATTGAGATCTTGGTCATTATTGACATACATTCTCTTAAGAGCATATCTACTACCATTACTTGCTTTTACTGAATAAACTATGGCAAACCCccctacaaaataaaaatattaacttaatAATAATGTCAATATTAAATAGATAAGTGTATCCTCCCCCTATGACATGATAAccaattcaacatttttatgttttaccTTCAGCAAGAACATCTTCCACTGTAACCGTTTGCCTGCCAACGGTAAAGACTTTTCCTGTATAAGTATTACTTTCTCGAGATGTGTTGTCGAtcttagtttcaattttggaaaataatttcttcatgtTCGTTGTAGTACACCCCTACACATTAGATATTAATCTAAACTTTGTATCTCAAGTATTTAAACATTGcgtttaaattttcaaagaaattatatatttttctcgtTTATTCTTCACTAATacatcattttttgataattagaGCATTAAGAAAAATTAGTTGTGGACAAAAATCAAGCGATTGAAATATGACAATTGACAAAAATTGACATAAACAATAGACTGAAGTTAGGTGAGGTACTGACGTGTACCTATCAATTGAGCTATATCAAATATAACGACAGTAGGCTTTAATTTACAAATACAGAAGAAAGATGGCATCTGAACTGTTATGCATCGATACTGAGGTCATTTAGCAAATGAACAGAagagatttgaaaatatatttttattggtgaaaagtgttttgtttttaatatttaaaaactaaaatgtcagaaaagcaaaaaattttattatgcgGTGATGTTGAAGGAAAATTTGATACCTTATTCAAAAGGGTAGAAAGTATTAATAAGAAATCTGGACCGTTCGATTGCCTTTTGTGCGTGGGAAACTTTTTTGGAATTAACAACAGGcagtttatttcatataaacttGGAGACAAAAAGGTCCCAATACCCACATACATACTAGGAGCAAATAAAGAAGATCATGTCACAGAGTATCCAGCAGATGATTCCCAGTTTGAATTATGCCCCAATGTTTACTACCTAGGAAAACGTGGAATCTATACTGACAGTAAAGGTGTAAAAATTGCTTATATTAGTGGAATAGCAgaaacaaattctaaaaaagCTTGGACATATTCTGAAAAAGATATATCTGATCTCTGTGATGTTGTTTATAGAAATCCGAGTTTTAGAGGAGTAGATATATTGTTAACTTCACAATGGCCTTCAAACATTATAAgtgatgaaacaaaaaatataacacTTCCTGTAAATATGACCAGTGATTTTCCAAGTTATTTGTGTATGAAACTTAAACCTCGCTATATAATTAGCGGTCTTGAAGGAATATACTATGAAAGGCCACCTTTCAGATGTCCTAATTTGGGTGATAATGACACAACAATGGAATTAGCAACAAGATTTATTGGTCTGGCAAGAGTTGGAAATCCAGATAAACTTAAATGGATATATGCATTAAGTATAACACCATTAGATAAGATAAAAGTTAgtgaattattacaaaaaacaacaGATGAAAGTTTTTGTCCATTTAATTTAAGTGAATTGGAAAATAAGATTTTCaaagtttcaagaaaaaataaacaatgtgCACAATATTTCTATGATATGGATGCACCAATAGATATACAGaacacaaaaaaacataaaaaaccaCGAGTGGAATTTGATCAAAGTAAATGTTGGTTTTGCTTAGCAAGTCCATCAGTAGAAAAACATCTTATTATATGTGTTGGAAATTCAACTTACTTGGCACTTGCTAAAGGTGGTATGGTTGAAGAACACTTTCTTATTTGCCCCATAGAACATCACCAATCTAGTTTAACATTACAAGCAGACGTtttagatgaattaaaaaaatttaaaaatagtattaGAAAGTTTTATAACAGAGTTGGAAAGCTTGCCATTTTCtttgaaagaaattataaaacttcACACATGCAACTGCAAGCAATACCAATCACTAAAAATGCGAATAaggaattgaaagaaatttttatagaagAGTCAGATGCTCAAGGATTTAAATTAGAATCACTGGAATCTTTTAATCGTCTAGATCAAGTCATACCTCCCAAGATTCCAtattttacaattgaattaaCAGATGGTACCTTGTTATATACAAAACTGCAAGGAGTCcataattttccaattaattttgcTAGAGAAGTACTAGCTTCTGGTCCTGTACTTAATATGAAGGATAGAGAAGattggaaaaattgtattttggaaaaaagtgaagAAGAAAAGTTGGTGCAACGATTAAGGACAGAATTTCAACCTTATGACTTTACAAAtgactaattttattttaactagaaattaaaatttaaactttgttaaggcaaaacttcaaataaaaacatttttttctttaataatttacttcttatacctttttatatgtttttcgtgatgaatcattttgattttagatcacgtcaaaaaaaatcaattttccccTGTTATTTTATTTGCGACTGTTGTATAATGTAACCATTAATCACTGCTGTAGCTGCTTATTGAtactaaaaattggtttttaaaattgttgaattactgaatattttcaattcatgtacatataaaaactgaattttcttAAACCAGATTGAACCCTGGTCTCGCAGTTGGAAGACACGGAACAACACTGAGTCATCAGTGACTTGGAATATGTGTGTCGTATATCTGTTTCTTAACATACCATGGTTTTCAAAACAATGTATAAATCTAATTTAGATTCAAATCCATCATAATTATTTCCATGCATATATTTCAAAGTAGTTTGatattttgtgtaaaattagAGAATATGCTGAAGTTGcctcattaattttattgacTGAAAAGTCaaggaaagtatataatatggTCTAAGTCTAAATCTTTTTTTGAACCaacaaaaggaaaataaaacaccCTCATTTTTTAATCGACCTTGTTAGTATATTTCGCTGAACTATCCCCCAAAAATAAATCTTCGTCACCTTACATCAAGGTATGAACTCggataattattaaaacaaaaatcagaaagttttcaacataaaaaagcATGATTACTGCATAGCAACAAGGATAAAATTCTAAGTTACATAGTTAGGTAGTGGTAGGTAGGTAGGTAATGGGTGCAAGTAGAAGTAAtgagtttcaataaaaatatttagtagtcaTAGATAAAGTATAATATTCTACTCGCGTTTAATGAGTTATTCACTCGGTGATTTATTCCACTTGCTAACAATCGTGACAATGAACTTTATCTTGTAAAAATGATAACctttattataatattctattaaatttCTATTACATACTTTTATCAAATATAGAATATTAGAATGTTTAACTTATTAAAATCCTAAAAAGACTACTTCTAATTGAAAACT encodes:
- the LOC130440855 gene encoding CWF19-like protein 1 homolog, producing MSEKQKILLCGDVEGKFDTLFKRVESINKKSGPFDCLLCVGNFFGINNRQFISYKLGDKKVPIPTYILGANKEDHVTEYPADDSQFELCPNVYYLGKRGIYTDSKGVKIAYISGIAETNSKKAWTYSEKDISDLCDVVYRNPSFRGVDILLTSQWPSNIISDETKNITLPVNMTSDFPSYLCMKLKPRYIISGLEGIYYERPPFRCPNLGDNDTTMELATRFIGLARVGNPDKLKWIYALSITPLDKIKVSELLQKTTDESFCPFNLSELENKIFKVSRKNKQCAQYFYDMDAPIDIQNTKKHKKPRVEFDQSKCWFCLASPSVEKHLIICVGNSTYLALAKGGMVEEHFLICPIEHHQSSLTLQADVLDELKKFKNSIRKFYNRVGKLAIFFERNYKTSHMQLQAIPITKNANKELKEIFIEESDAQGFKLESLESFNRLDQVIPPKIPYFTIELTDGTLLYTKLQGVHNFPINFAREVLASGPVLNMKDREDWKNCILEKSEEEKLVQRLRTEFQPYDFTND